Proteins encoded by one window of Salvia splendens isolate huo1 chromosome 14, SspV2, whole genome shotgun sequence:
- the LOC121764932 gene encoding protein FD-like — MGPSPPKEFGHFPLFDIDHQFLKDNPPLMMNFSTLDNKTLIKNNVALSPEETMMQNPSFSSGSSSATSPPILHENPNTKPVDGVWNDGMKNPFGMSDFGEEFLRNPAPLMMKMDREYMNWQQQETMQIVQTDFKASENSARRYSDNSCFVNGKNDESFAKSVERRQRRMIKNRESAARSRARKQKFGRTGQKTVTNG, encoded by the exons ATGGGGCCTTCACCACCAAAGGAATTTGGCCATTTTCCACTTTTTGATATTGATCATCAATTCCTCAAAGACAATCCACCTCTCATGATGAATTTTTCCACACTAGATAATAAGACATTGATCAAGAACAATGTGGCCTTATCTCCGGAAGAAACCATGATGCAAAACCCTTCTTTTTCTTCGGGTTCTTCGTCGGCTACTTCTCCCCCAATCCTTCATGAAAACCCTAACACGAAGCCGGTGGATGGAGTTTGGAATGATGGGATGAAAAACCCTTTTGGAATGAGTGATTTTGGAGAAGAATTCTTGCGGAATCCGGCCCCAttgatgatgaagatggatCGAGAATACATGAATTGGCAACAGCAAGAAACAATGCAGATAGTTCAGACAGATTTTAAGGCTTCCGAGAATAGTGCTAGAAGATATTCTGATAATTCATGTTTTGTAAATGGGAAAAATGATGAGAGTTTTGCAAAGAGTGTGGAGAGGAGGCAGAGAAGGATGATCAAGAATCGAGAGTCAGCTGCAAGATCGAGGGCTAGGAAACAG AAATTTGGAAGAACGGGGCAGAAGACCGTTACAAATGGATGA